One genomic window of Acetomicrobium thermoterrenum DSM 13490 includes the following:
- a CDS encoding endonuclease MutS2: protein MISGNQTIQLLEIHKILKFYDKYVRTELGKNYLKSVQPSQNVNGLNDRQNLFREFERYIDTKGDFPWDDRLISLDGLLEEGKSKGILFGEELLPFKFLISLVVKIKNLSPSFLREGYDRLAEKAGELGDFSDEEQALSVLDEDGRLYDSASAKLAEIRRELESAKRQARAIGQNIISDPSLSSKLQDQVIALRNGRYVLLVRKESASSFPGVFVDYSSSGNSLYMEPHSLVAVNNRIAMLLEDERREERRICQKLTSMLISREKAITRAQDLVGQFDMMWGIYYFLQKNDWTFPEVEDKSGFYLINARHPLLGVKAVPIDVHCGRNFKALVITGPNTGGKTVALKTVGLCIYLAWCGLPIPVKGGSRVGQFSRVEADIGDEQSIEQNLSTFSGHIKRIIEMLDQADDTSLFLIDELGAGTDPEEGAALGIAILETFLKRGSSLLATTHHNSIKRYALTTPNVETASVDFDPETLMPKYKLLLGIPGQSNALLIARRLGMPEDVLEIAKRELKTSDTSLEKLVSNLRAKLSDLEEKARELARERAEVQAVKRELDRKLAALEEKREGIIAEAEQKAKRLIKEAQESAKLLLKEISKTASSKEAHRTFSSFKKRTDDILRVIEEREAARIEEKSSISEGKVPKTGDKVKVLGTNASGIIEKVDNDKATIQAGPIRLDVPLKRLKVLEEEEERKDKPSIKISVERPQNVSSSIMIRGMTVDEAMPMVEAYLDKAFRAGYREVTIIHGRGEGILRREVHDLCRRLPYVEEYRLGGPGEGGYGVTIVRFKGIN from the coding sequence ATGATATCCGGCAATCAAACTATACAGCTTCTTGAAATCCATAAGATATTAAAATTTTACGATAAATATGTTCGTACCGAACTTGGAAAAAATTATCTGAAAAGTGTCCAGCCTTCCCAAAATGTAAATGGACTCAACGATAGACAAAATTTGTTCAGAGAATTTGAGCGATATATTGACACAAAGGGCGATTTCCCATGGGATGATCGTTTAATTTCCCTTGATGGCCTTTTGGAAGAGGGAAAATCAAAGGGGATTCTTTTTGGCGAAGAGCTTTTGCCCTTTAAGTTTTTGATCAGCCTTGTCGTGAAGATCAAAAATTTGAGCCCTAGTTTTTTGAGAGAGGGCTACGATAGATTGGCCGAAAAAGCCGGCGAACTTGGCGACTTCAGCGATGAAGAACAGGCCCTGTCCGTTTTGGATGAAGATGGAAGGTTATATGACAGTGCCTCAGCGAAACTTGCCGAGATAAGGAGGGAGCTGGAGTCAGCCAAAAGACAGGCCAGAGCAATAGGTCAAAATATAATATCTGATCCGTCCCTCTCCTCTAAACTTCAAGACCAGGTAATTGCTTTGCGCAATGGCCGTTATGTTTTGTTGGTCAGAAAAGAAAGCGCATCTTCCTTCCCGGGTGTATTTGTAGACTATTCAAGCTCAGGTAATTCCCTTTACATGGAACCTCACTCATTAGTCGCCGTGAATAACAGGATTGCCATGCTATTAGAAGACGAGAGGCGTGAAGAGCGTCGAATATGTCAAAAACTTACGAGCATGCTCATTTCAAGAGAAAAAGCCATAACAAGGGCTCAAGATCTGGTTGGACAATTCGATATGATGTGGGGTATATATTATTTTCTTCAAAAAAACGACTGGACCTTTCCTGAAGTAGAAGATAAAAGCGGTTTTTATCTCATCAATGCACGGCATCCACTGTTAGGTGTCAAGGCAGTCCCTATTGATGTGCATTGTGGGAGGAATTTTAAAGCCCTAGTCATAACGGGGCCCAACACGGGCGGGAAAACCGTTGCGTTGAAGACGGTGGGACTCTGCATATATCTTGCTTGGTGCGGGCTTCCCATTCCTGTAAAAGGAGGCTCTCGAGTCGGTCAATTTTCTCGCGTTGAAGCCGATATCGGCGATGAGCAAAGCATCGAACAAAATCTATCGACCTTTAGCGGTCATATAAAGCGCATAATTGAAATGCTCGATCAGGCTGACGACACCTCTCTTTTTCTGATAGACGAACTTGGAGCGGGGACAGATCCGGAAGAGGGGGCAGCCCTTGGAATAGCAATACTTGAAACTTTTTTGAAACGCGGATCTTCTCTGTTGGCCACGACCCATCATAACTCTATAAAAAGGTATGCCCTAACGACGCCAAATGTCGAAACGGCCAGCGTAGATTTTGACCCGGAAACCCTTATGCCCAAATATAAATTGCTCCTCGGAATCCCGGGGCAAAGTAACGCTCTCTTGATAGCAAGAAGATTGGGCATGCCCGAAGACGTTCTTGAGATAGCCAAAAGAGAGCTAAAGACCAGCGATACCTCGCTGGAAAAGCTCGTATCTAATTTAAGGGCAAAGCTGTCAGATCTAGAGGAAAAGGCGAGAGAACTTGCCAGAGAAAGGGCCGAAGTCCAGGCTGTCAAAAGAGAGCTCGATAGAAAATTAGCCGCCTTAGAGGAGAAGCGGGAGGGTATTATAGCTGAGGCGGAACAAAAGGCTAAGCGGCTGATAAAAGAAGCTCAGGAATCAGCTAAGTTGCTTCTTAAAGAAATAAGCAAGACAGCAAGTTCGAAAGAAGCACACAGGACTTTCTCAAGTTTTAAAAAACGAACCGATGATATATTGAGAGTAATCGAAGAGCGGGAAGCTGCTCGTATCGAAGAAAAGTCTTCGATATCTGAGGGTAAGGTACCAAAAACGGGGGATAAAGTTAAAGTCCTTGGGACGAATGCCAGTGGAATTATAGAAAAGGTGGATAATGATAAAGCCACAATTCAAGCGGGGCCTATCCGTTTGGATGTTCCTCTTAAGAGGTTAAAGGTGTTGGAGGAGGAGGAAGAAAGGAAGGATAAACCTTCCATAAAGATCAGCGTCGAAAGGCCGCAAAATGTCTCCAGCTCAATAATGATAAGAGGAATGACTGTCGATGAGGCTATGCCAATGGTGGAGGCCTATTTGGATAAAGCTTTCAGAGCGGGATACAGGGAAGTCACAATTATACATGGGCGGGGGGAAGGAATATTGCGCCGCGAAGTCCACGACTTATGCAGAAGGCTGCCCTATGTCGAGGAATATCGCCTCGGAGGCCCGGGAGAAGGCGGATATGGTGTTACTATTGTGAGGTTTAAGGGGATAAATTAA